A portion of the Anoplopoma fimbria isolate UVic2021 breed Golden Eagle Sablefish chromosome 15, Afim_UVic_2022, whole genome shotgun sequence genome contains these proteins:
- the vcpkmt gene encoding protein-lysine methyltransferase METTL21D, producing MAADADEADYFVREIEKNDGCTLKVKQCYLGDVGCVVWDAAIVLAKYLETKLFYDPSSGVNVWAGKSVVELGAGTGVVGLMAATLGALVTVTDLEDLQTLLRVNIQENQALISGGSVTAKVLKWGEDVSDFQPPPHYVLMADCIYYEQSIVPLVESLKLLSGPETCIICCYEQRTEGVNPKVEQQFFELLQQNFNCEEIPSDKQDPEFSCPDIHILHIRRKD from the exons ATGGCGGCGGACGCAGATGAGGCTGATTACTTTGTGAGGGAAATAGAGAAAAACGACGGGTGCACCCTGAAAGTGAAGCAGTGCTACTTGGGGGACGTTGGCTGCGTGGTTTGGGATGCAGCCATCGTTCTGGCGAAATATTTAGAGACCAAACTATTTTATGACCCGTCCTCTGGAGTGAACGTCTGGGCTGGAAAGAGTGTGGTGGAGTTGGGAGCTGGGACAGGAGTTGTGGGTCTGATGGCAGCAACACTGGG AGCTCTGGTTACTGTGACAGACCTGGAGGACTTGCAGACCCTGCTAAGAGTAAACATCCAGGAAAACCAGGCACTCATCAGTGGTGGATCAGTAACTGCCAAGGTATTGAAATG ggGTGAAGATGTGTCTGACTTCCAGCCTCCCCCTCATTATGTCCTTATGGCAGATTGCATCTATTATGAGCAG TCTATTGTTCCACTGGTGGAGAGCTTGAAGCTGCTCTCTGGACCAGAGACCTGCATCATTTGCTGCTATGAGCAGCGCACAGAAGGTGTCAACCCAAAAGTGGAACAGCAGTTTTTTGAG TTGCTGCAACAAAACTTCAACTGTGAGGAGATCCCTTCAGACAAACAAGACCCAGAGTTTAGTTGTCCTGACATCCACATCCTGCACATCCGGAGAAAAGACTGA